One window from the genome of Fusobacteriaceae bacterium encodes:
- a CDS encoding FprA family A-type flavoprotein, translating to MYCVRKVTDDLFWVGANENRLALFENIHPIENGVSYNSYLLLDKKTVLFDTADWAVCRQFIENIEYVLNGRPLDFLVINHMEPDHGGSIEEILLRYPDVTIISTEKAFMIMRQFGFKIDGHTLKEVKEGDTETFGKHTVTFIAAPMVHWPEAMVTFDITNGVLFAADAFGSFGKLSGRLFNDEVNFDRDWIDDARRYYTNIVGKYGPHVQLLLKKASSILGSIKIICPLHGPVWRSDFGYILDKYIKWSTYEPEEKGVLIIYASMYGNTEAVANNFASRLVEKGVTNIKMYDVSKTHVSFLIADTFKYSHVVLACVTYNLGVYPVMHNYLEDMKALNVQKRTFAVIENGSWAPKSGSLIRQFLDEELKEITVLNDEVSVLSSLSETSANDLEQLADALVESVKE from the coding sequence ATGTATTGCGTAAGAAAAGTGACAGACGATTTGTTCTGGGTCGGAGCGAACGAAAACCGACTGGCGCTGTTTGAAAACATTCACCCCATCGAAAACGGCGTGTCCTACAATTCCTATCTGCTGCTGGACAAGAAGACCGTTCTCTTTGATACGGCCGACTGGGCCGTTTGCAGACAGTTTATCGAAAATATCGAATATGTATTGAACGGCAGACCCCTCGATTTTCTCGTGATCAATCACATGGAGCCCGACCACGGCGGATCCATCGAGGAAATCCTGCTGAGATATCCCGACGTGACGATTATCAGTACGGAAAAAGCCTTTATGATCATGCGCCAGTTCGGCTTCAAGATCGACGGTCACACGCTGAAGGAAGTCAAGGAAGGGGATACGGAGACCTTCGGAAAGCACACGGTGACCTTTATCGCGGCACCCATGGTGCACTGGCCTGAAGCCATGGTGACCTTTGACATCACAAACGGCGTGCTCTTCGCGGCTGACGCTTTCGGCTCCTTCGGAAAACTCTCGGGCCGTCTCTTCAACGACGAGGTCAATTTCGACCGCGACTGGATCGACGACGCCCGGCGCTATTATACGAATATCGTGGGCAAATACGGCCCCCACGTGCAACTCTTGCTGAAGAAGGCTTCGAGCATTTTGGGCAGCATCAAGATCATCTGCCCGCTGCACGGTCCCGTATGGCGCAGCGATTTCGGCTACATCCTCGACAAGTATATCAAGTGGAGCACCTACGAGCCAGAGGAAAAGGGAGTACTGATCATCTATGCCTCCATGTACGGAAATACAGAAGCCGTAGCCAACAATTTCGCGAGCCGCCTTGTGGAAAAGGGCGTGACGAACATCAAAATGTACGACGTGTCCAAGACTCACGTGTCCTTCCTGATCGCGGATACCTTCAAGTACAGCCATGTGGTATTGGCCTGCGTGACTTACAACCTGGGCGTTTATCCGGTAATGCACAATTACCTTGAGGACATGAAAGCCCTCAACGTGCAGAAAAGGACCTTCGCCGTTATCGAAAACGGGTCCTGGGCGCCCAAGTCCGGCTCCCTGATCCGCCAGTTCCTCGACGAGGAATTGAAGGAAATCACGGTTTTGAACGACGAGGTCAGCGTGCTTTCCTCGCTCAGCGAGACGAGCGCCAACGATCTCGAACAGCTGGCCGACGCCTTGGTTGAATCCGTCAAGGAGTAA
- a CDS encoding sugar ABC transporter substrate-binding protein: MKGIMKKILFLAALSILVCFVTLASGQAKKRVAYIARAQGDSFAAWLANSIKDEAAKYPYLTVSVMDGQADNDKISGFIENCISNKYDLIILQPNDGEAQTPYIKMVVDAKIPIIITNPRVPGLEPITNSVDADPYEQAAVNARLALTQVPKDAKVVVINGPAGNLHATERRKSWQKEFFDKRPDVKIVGEQIANWNKDEAMRYMEDWVQANDKIDAVISTNDNMAAGALEVVKDNPKYKDLLAYGVDGTAEAALLIQEGRLTSTSFQNAYELARKSMELADQILTGKVTGLVNTDIDCPLITKDNVQQLIDAHKATGALK, translated from the coding sequence ATGAAAGGTATCATGAAAAAAATCCTGTTTTTAGCAGCACTGTCGATCCTCGTTTGCTTCGTAACCCTCGCCAGCGGACAGGCCAAGAAAAGAGTCGCCTACATCGCCCGGGCCCAGGGGGATTCCTTCGCGGCCTGGCTTGCCAATTCCATCAAAGATGAGGCCGCCAAATATCCCTACCTCACGGTTTCCGTAATGGACGGGCAGGCGGACAACGACAAGATCAGCGGCTTCATTGAAAACTGCATCAGCAACAAATATGACCTGATCATTCTGCAGCCCAATGACGGCGAAGCCCAGACGCCTTACATCAAAATGGTTGTGGACGCCAAAATCCCCATTATCATTACGAATCCCCGCGTACCCGGACTGGAACCCATCACCAACAGCGTGGACGCCGATCCCTATGAACAGGCCGCCGTCAACGCGAGACTGGCGCTGACCCAGGTGCCGAAAGACGCCAAAGTCGTTGTCATCAACGGACCCGCGGGAAATCTTCACGCCACCGAACGCCGCAAATCCTGGCAGAAAGAGTTTTTTGACAAGAGACCCGATGTCAAGATTGTCGGCGAACAGATCGCCAACTGGAACAAGGATGAAGCCATGCGCTACATGGAAGACTGGGTGCAGGCCAACGACAAGATCGACGCCGTGATTTCCACCAACGACAACATGGCCGCGGGCGCTCTTGAAGTCGTAAAAGACAACCCCAAGTACAAAGATCTTCTCGCCTACGGCGTAGACGGCACGGCCGAAGCGGCCCTCCTGATCCAGGAAGGACGCCTGACGTCCACCTCGTTCCAGAACGCCTACGAACTGGCCCGGAAGAGCATGGAACTGGCGGACCAGATCCTCACGGGAAAAGTTACGGGCCTCGTCAATACCGATATCGACTGCCCGCTGATCACCAAAGACAACGTGCAGCAGCTGATTGACGCCCACAAGGCTACCGGGGCGCTCAAATAG
- a CDS encoding ABC transporter permease has protein sequence MAKDAKASGSKLGAILSKYSIFAILVTVFVVSSFLNRNFLSVMNLTNILRQNSVVAILAFGETMLIIAGLIDLASGAVLALAGVFSIAVWKATGNMPLALSVALATGVVMNAISGALVSIYKTPPFIATLAVTAVARGSVLLYTKGQNIYQIGNYVVFGQGYLGFIPIPVIIMLLMLVLTWYILNNTRFGRSLYAIGGNEEAANASGIMVPRTKFVCYVINGFLVGLAGIIFMSRVNAGLPNAAGGYEFEALTAAIIGGTSFSGGIGTAMGTLAGAFIVGIINNIMNLLEVNSYLQQIIKGGIIALAVIMDIYAKNKRSRPR, from the coding sequence ATGGCAAAGGACGCAAAGGCTTCCGGGTCAAAACTCGGGGCGATCTTAAGCAAATACAGTATATTCGCGATACTTGTGACGGTTTTCGTCGTCAGTTCCTTTCTCAACCGGAACTTCCTTTCGGTAATGAATCTGACCAATATCCTGAGGCAGAATTCCGTCGTGGCCATCCTGGCCTTCGGCGAGACCATGTTGATCATCGCGGGGCTCATCGACCTCGCTTCCGGGGCCGTTCTCGCCCTGGCGGGGGTTTTTTCCATTGCCGTATGGAAGGCCACGGGAAATATGCCCCTGGCGCTCTCGGTGGCGCTCGCCACAGGCGTCGTCATGAACGCCATCAGCGGCGCTCTCGTGAGTATCTACAAGACGCCGCCTTTTATCGCGACCCTGGCCGTGACGGCGGTCGCCAGAGGGTCCGTACTTCTGTACACGAAGGGGCAGAATATCTACCAAATCGGTAATTACGTGGTCTTCGGGCAGGGCTATCTCGGCTTCATCCCGATCCCGGTCATCATCATGCTTCTGATGCTGGTCCTGACCTGGTATATCCTGAACAATACCCGCTTCGGCAGGTCTCTCTACGCCATCGGCGGCAATGAAGAGGCCGCCAACGCCTCAGGGATCATGGTGCCCCGGACCAAGTTCGTCTGCTATGTGATCAACGGCTTCCTCGTGGGGCTCGCGGGGATCATCTTCATGTCCCGGGTAAACGCGGGGCTTCCCAACGCCGCGGGGGGCTATGAATTTGAGGCCCTGACGGCGGCCATCATCGGCGGCACCAGTTTTTCAGGCGGCATCGGAACCGCCATGGGGACCCTCGCGGGGGCCTTTATCGTCGGCATCATCAACAATATCATGAATCTTTTGGAAGTCAATTCCTATCTGCAGCAGATCATCAAGGGCGGCATCATCGCTCTTGCGGTCATCATGGACATCTACGCGAAAAACAAGCGGTCCCGGCCCAGATAG